Sequence from the Scomber scombrus chromosome 1, fScoSco1.1, whole genome shotgun sequence genome:
TGTGACcagcaagacagaaaaaaaaaaaatcataattacTTGTAAATGAGTCCTAATGGGGGAAAATAAGACCGCAAACTAGAGCAACTGGACTCTTACCCCAAACCCTTCAGTTTCCCTCTTTGGGAGAATGGAGTCTAATTGCTAACTGACTCACACAAAATCCCCTTGAAGAAACTCTGGGTGAGAAATCAGCATCAGGGCACCAACACATTCAGTGCTACACATGACGAGCACACATTCTCACTGCATCGTGAATCATAAATTTGGGTATCACAGGACAATTGTGTTTCCTCTCATTACTCAGAGAAAATACACTTCTTCTAATGTGATGTCAATCATTCTGCAGCCATTTCAGGTCCCTTCACTGGTTCAGTTAATATGAAGATGGGAAATGGTGCATACGAAAGGAATTCATGGTTTTTAATGGCACTTGGTTAAGATACAATGACTGGCTTGTAATTTGGGCACAACACCAGCAGAGCATTGTGCAACTTCATGTTGGAAATGTAACATTTCATATCGCAAAACTGCGTCAGGCTGTAAAATATGAACAGCAATCAGACACCGGTAGCTACAGCTCCCACAAAAGCAACAGTTTGACATTAACATATGAATGCAGTGCATTTCTAAAAAGTGTTTAGAAATACACACTGGTCTCTAATGACTAGttcctcctccatcttcctTCGAGCTACAAATAATTGGAAAATGATGAGCGTGGCATGCCTGTGAGTCTGCCCCGTCTGAATttaggaaataaaaatgtgtccagCTTCTTTTCAACAAgaccaaacaaaataaagaactGGAGGGGACTGTTAGAGTGAGAATGAGAATCCACCTAAAACAGAGGACAAAAAACCACTATCCTGATGGATCTTAGTTGAGCTAAACCTGGAGCATTATGTACAGTGTTTGTAAATTCTGTTTTAGGGTGAACTTGATGTCTGTGAGGTAAGGATTTAATTTTGAAGAGAATGTGTCTCTGATGTAGCTGGGGTAGTCTGGGACCAGCTGCTCCCTGCGGGacagtttctctttctctttagtCACTTTTAGCCTTTTTGCTGTCGTTTCCATTCTTCTCCGGCTCGGCCTGGTCTGCCTCCTCCTCATGCTTTCTCTTCTTTGTGTCGTCTGACTGGTTGTGAGCAGCCGAGGGGTGTGCCCGCaaggtgatgatgatgcaggTCATGTTGTCGCATCCTGTGCCGTCTCCAGATGTGTCGGGGGCCAAACAATGTTCCAGCAGCTGTCAGTAGGACACATGGGAATTGAAATTAAAGATGCACACTGCAATCCCCCTTATCAAAGAGATGATGTATCTTAAGAGACCTCTTGGCTAACTAAAgttgaaataagaaaaaggcACTGACACACTTACGGCAggtattaaaaatgtacaaataatagatattataataatatttcttGCACTTCAgtctgaataaaacattaagatATCATTTTTACTCCATTgatgaaaactgtaaaaacatgtgACATTTTACTTCATGAGTGATTCCTAGGAATTAACAGAAACTTAAGTATTTTAACCttctgatgatgatgttgtgtAACGTCTAAAACAGGAGCTTTCTCTCACCTCTTCCACTATGGATGAGAGGGGTCTGACTTTGCCACTCTGATCTGGTTTGATCCTCTCACTGATGAAGTCCACCACCTCCTGACTGCTTAGCAcattcctacacacacacacacacacacacacacacacacacacacacacacacacacacacacacacacacacacacacacacacacacacacacacacacacacacacacacacacacacacacacacacacacacacacacacacacacacacacacacacacacacagagagagagaattggCATGAATGAGAATAGTGCCTGAATAGTGCCTGAATATTAAATcatgactaaataaataatacattacagTGACAAATGTTACTCACCAGATGCCATCGCAGGCAATGACCATAAAGTCGTGGTCCTCGTTGAGCGTCAGAACTTTGACGTCCGGCATCGCAGAAATCATCTGCTCCTCTGGGGGCAGAACCTTGTTCCTCTTGTAGAAGTGGTCACCTGAGAGTCAGAGTCCAAGTTAACGGCATTTCAGTCTGCTTACAAATGTGTTCATCTCAAAACAGAAGACCTCTTCAACCCACAACAGAAAATTTGTGATTTTCTGAACTCAACTGACCACAAACTCATGTTTAGTTTTGATGCATTCATGTACTCCAAACAGTTTTTTACCCGAAAATATAATCAGTCTCTTTAACTAATgctgcaaaaaatgtataaatgcatACAAATACATGACAAATGAGATCACTTCACAATGACTAATTACAGTGAGCTTATTTAATCCACAATCATCATGAACCAAAATCTCAAATTTTAAATAGAGTTTGATAAATAGAGTATTTAGATACCAATAGCTCTGGAGAGGTTCAGTCCACCGTTTACCCGTCCGTCCATGGTCACCTTTCCTCCAGCATTCTTAATGCGAGCCAGTTCCACCTCGTCCTCTGGCTTGTGGTCGTACGACATATCAACAGCTTTGCctacagtcacacacatttcacacttcATGATTACAGCAAAGCccttaaataaaaaatctggGTCACTGTGCTTTTCTGTTGCAATCCTTTGAGAGCCACACATTTGCTGTAACTGGGCAACAGGCCACATCAATAACATGAATATACCACCTGGTTAAGAGGGGAAATGGGAATTattgcaataaaataaaagatttaccTCAAAGGAGAAAGGGAAGGTAGTTTGAAAACTGTAATAGCATCTCTTCAAACTAACAATGCCAAACTTAAAATCAGCTTTtcggtttaaaaaaagaaacaatctTGAAATCTTTAGAAGAATTAGCACGTCCACATTATCTACAATCATCATGTGCTTAAAAAACTTAAGCATATGATGATATAAGGGGTCACAGACAACTAGCTGAGGGTCCTGAGTTTAACTGATTGACATTTTGATTTCACACAATAATGTcacaatttaatatttagagttacaattgaatgttttttttttgttaaaaaaaagaaaaaaaaaagggtactAAATGTTTTACACCTACCACGCTCTGACACCACGCAGCGAGAGTCTCCAGCGTTGGCCACGATGAGCTGCTTTCCTCGGATCAGAGCCACAACAGCTGTGGTGCCACTGTCCGAGCCAGGCTGGAAATACAAACATGACAGATTTCATACAATGGTAAAAACAATGTCCTACACCAACAGAAAACGACTAAAAcccatttatataaaaacaatctAAAGCATTTGTGAAATTACTCCAATGTATTACACCCAATGACTAAATGTCATTGAATGAGAAgacattcaaacatttttctGCTGAGAAAAGGATTTTACTCAAGCTACTCaagtttcttttatttacaaaaaGTTGTCACAAATCATTTCATTTGGCTTCTGCTGCAATGTGGCAGAGAATCCAATACATCCAGTATGTATGCGTGGGCACTGGGCACTACTCATTGACACTACCCATGACTGGACTGGAAAGACGACAGAGAGCTAAATGCTCAAGGCTTTAAGACAATGTGGATAGTAGTTCATCAGTACATTTAAACTGTAAGCACTGCATTATTGTTCTCACTGTCGAGGTGACTGAATCACTCTCAACACTCACATCATTTCTCTATAAATCACTGTCATAGTGGCGGTGGATTATAATTTATCCATGAAATGTTGTGTTACACTGTTGATTAGTCAGTTGCATCATGCTAGTACAACACCTCTCTGTACACACCTCCTCCTTGCCGTCCATTCCAGGTAGGcacatttcctcctcttcttcatcctcagagtcttcctccccctcctctgtatcctcctcttcttccatcTCACTGctgtctccttcctcctcttcgcTGCCATCCtgataaaaaacccaaaacacaacAGTGCGGTATTGAAGGTCAGTCTGAGTGAATGAACCGCAACAGCCAAACAGAGTTAAGTTTACTACTAGCCAGAAATGATTGTTTCTGCTTCCTCACCTCTTCGTCgctgccctcctcctcttctccctcctcagACTCCTCACTGTCATCAAAGAACCTGGACTTGGAGTCTCCTGCAGCCTTGGAGGACAAAGAAGAGCAGGAGGGACCTGCATCTCCTTCTGCCTTTCCAGCCCTTTCTTCTCCATTTGAGCTTCCTGATCCACCACAACCTGCTGCTTTTAAGGAGAAGTCACAAAATGAAGAAGATGATTAATAGGTGCTCAGATTTATCTTTTAGTGAAGCTGCATGTAAGTGATTTGAGATAATTGTTATACATagattaaagaaacaaaaactgcTTCGAATTTTGAAATGAATCCAAAATGCCAAGaactggtgtacttacaaactgtCCAATGCATcaatttatgagtaaagaccctatttgtactactgtagaagtttaaTTACAATctaggcattattagtggagtaatttacgagatacactttTGGCTATTAGCGCCTGTACTAGGcaattcggctgatggctctaactccactaatttgcgaccaaatgaaaaaaagggctgaggcggtgtTTAGATAGACTTAATGGTGCATATGATGCTAGGTCAAAATTACGCCGGACCATCGCTTTAAAGGCTGATCcgaaaaacactgcacagcagtttgtaatactcaactctggaaagttatcatgCAGCAAATCTGTTTACTAGTGTGCACATGTGGGGTGCATCTGTGTCCATGGAGCTCCAAAAAAGTATTTCTGCAACCGTGTGCAAAGTATGAAGTGGACTTTACAGCGTCTGTGATACTATGTCACTGAGGGAAAGATGAGAGAAAGCactcaaaacaaaagcagaatattcagtcaaaaacactgaatttacttattttaatgaAACGAAAGTCAAAGCAAACTCTTAAAAGAATTAAGATATTTTGTTATCTAAAGATCCgacctttttttttaccgtATTGGCATTGAAACTGGGAATTGATAAAATTCAAATGATACACAGCCCCAgtaatgcatgaaaaaaaacaattcacatATTTTTTGGTAATTTAAAAAGCTATATCACTCTGATATTTTGCATTAAAGGAAACTCACTTCAAAATTGAAATTAGCTtgaactaaaaaactaaaaggtTTTGTTGTTCCTTAATTTCAGCTCCATACCTGCATCACTACTTTCACCTCCTGTTCTCCGACAGGCTCGCAGCTTAGACCCACATGTTGCTGCTCCTTCGGCCTCCTTCACCTTTCCATTgcgctcctcctccacctctccattCAGCACCTCCTTCTCCTGTCCTTCCCCTTTCTCTCCCGAGCCCCCGGGGTGCGGGCAGGCTGCCTTCTTAGCTGCCGCACTGGGAAGAGGGGACAAAATGCTTCAAACTCAAGGACAGAAATCATCCAAGATTGTATTGGTGTACATGTAAACTGCCGCAGAGGCCACCACTGAGGATATGCCGTTTTCAATAAGTTAGATTCAGGGCTCAACGTACTTCATCACTAGCACAGAGTGTTTGTCCCTGTATGAAAAGTCAAACTACCTGAGAGCAGCAGCATGCTTCACAGCGTTGCGGTTCTGGCCGTAGCGTATGAGCAGCTCTTCTATGGTCATTGTGGCCTCCTCATGGAGCAAAGTTGCCTCTTCGTTGTCCACTGGACCAagatcagagagagaggaggtcaTCAGTATGATTGTATATCCATTTCTAATCTACCAGCAGTGTACACACAAAACTTAAACTGTTCTTCCTGTTTTATTACACTAATGTCAATATGGAGGTGTCCTGTCACTAAAAACAACTGTAACAACCATTCACCGATTTTAATTAATCACAATCATCCACTAAATAACTTGGACCTTAATTTCCTGATATCAAATATTGCTACATAAATAGTTTTGGGAATACTCACAATCATCCTCCTCTGCCACCTTTTCAGCAGGTGGCTCCTCTGTGGGCCGTCCAGCGATCTGGACTAGCTCCTTGATGACTTCCTCTGTGGTCATTCTGCTGTCGATGGCCAGGAAGGCATCTTCCAGAGCctggaaacaacacagagaaaGGTCTGTCAGTAAAAATCAAGATTGTTGAGATTCATGTTGCATATGTGTTCAGAGAGTGTTTCGATTTGGTCTGTGGAAGAAAGTCTGCCCCTTTAATGGAAaagagaccacacacacacacacactcatgacaCATGGCTTTTTACTTCAACCTAATGTGTAACTATGTTCCAGTTGTCCAGCACACATCTGTTCATGAAGATCTCTGCTCTGTCCTCTTTGTTTAACACAAATAGATCATGACCACAGCTTATGAAGTTTCTCACCTTTTGCAGTTTGCCATCTTTGTAGGTTTTCTGCTCCTTGATGATGTCAGGAAGGTACTTTGAACAGTACAGGGCCACCTCTTCACCTAAATGGGAATAGCAGGTTATATAAATTCTCTGGATAGGCGTGTACACATAGTACTCATAAAAAGTttgataaacaaataataaaaaggaggaaacaatGGAAAACGCATGACAATACGGGTGTGCTGTGATCCAGAAATCAGGAACAGAAACACTTATGTCTCTGGCTACTGCTTTTAAGAGCAAATGTGAGCCAtgggcatgttttttttaacatagaaGGATTTGTGGACAGCACATGCTGTGAATTCACATTTGAAGGATTAGGTAGGACAAAAGAAATGTGAAGTGTTATAAGTGGAtcccaataataataatatatagtgCATTTTTTTGCATACACTGCAAACCAGTTTCCCTCTGGGATAATAAAGGTAATCTTAATAATAGAAATGCTGCACTGTGTGAACTTAAgactgcatgtgtctgtgttaccTCCATGTCCATCATACACAGAAAACATGGCTGTGTCCTCATCAAACTCTAGGATACAGTTGTGAGCATCCTGTGACATagcaaacacaaaaatacacattagCACAGAGACAACTGCTACATAACATGGCAATCTTGGGGAAAAAGGCATTACATCTTCTTGGACAGGTTAGTGAGATGGGATACAGGAGATTCTTGCACCAACATCATCTGCTGCTGATCAACTGTACATGTTCATATTGACACATTGCTTCTCTGTGGAGAGGTGATTTGTTATGGCCAATTGATTTACACCAGATTTTCGCAAtcaatgtctgattttcacAATAGAAGTAACCAAATGAGACAAAGACACTTGAGCTCCACATGCTGTCTGCAGCAGGGAGGTACTTTCCTCGTAGACAAGAAAGGCCACGAAAAGCAGACATAAGTTACTCAGTACGattgaataaaatacattattgattattcaCACATCACTCCAGCTGATGCCAGAGGGAAAAGATAGTTGAGGAGTCATTGTCGACGGCACAACTCTGGAAAGAGACTAGCCACCGGCCCACTCCAAACAGCCCTGTacttagagagagaaaaaaactcccaTCGCGCCATTCACATCTGTAGAAACACCAGAGAGGCAACATGGTTGTCTCTGTTCCGTCTCACCTCCATGGAGACTCGCCAGCCCTGCATGGCAGAGAAGCCGTAGCTCATGTTGCTGTTGCCGCCATCGAAAGAGCTCTTGGTGGTGTTCGGTTGCGACAGATAAGCCCCCATGGTCAGTCGGTTTCTTATGGCTTTACACCTGAAGAGAAGACGTTGAGAAGTAAAAAAGAGCTTCACAGACACACGTATATCTCCGAATATATGTTACTCGGAGCTGCGTTATCTAGCTCTGACTAGTTACGGTTGCTAGCTGGCTAACATTAGCGGCACAACAACAAAGCTAACTAACGTCACCGTGCTAACAGGAGCAAACCCGGCTAAACTTCAGCCGTCACCCCTCAATGccccttgtaaaaaaaaaaatacctatTTTGGCTGCGGGATGAGCTTATGAACGGGTCCCGTAGAGAGAGAGCTTCACATAGAAGTGACCACACGTGTGGAAGAAGAAGCCGCTAACAACACAGACCGAGGAGCACCAGCAGGAGCCGCGCAGGAAGAAGCTGCGCACGCAGCCTCCCGGCCAGGGGGCGTGTCCTCCGTGTGCGTCATACGTCAAGGCCAGGTGTTTCATGTATGtagataattataataaataataattataatacatatGTAAGACAATACAGTGTAATGACTATGACGAAGTATTAGGGCCACAATGAGAGGGGAAATAACCCTACAGATttcaagaataaagtcgtaacattaagataagataagataagataaaataagatgagatgagataagATGTTTAGCCCTTTGTTGAAATTCACACAAGcagtacagtggaaaaaaagtattaaaaaaaagatataaaattaaattaaatactatatacagtaaacaatctctgtgtaaatacatCTGCAATATATACATGTGCAATATTCAGAAGTTCTTGAGATTATCTAGCCtgcatgtgtgcaatgttccttgGATTTACGTAGTAAagacagcatcagtcttttcagtgggagtgggaggtactgggagctgtggtgtttacagtctgatggctgatggtatgaaagagccccCTAAGTGCTTTGAGGCACATTGCTGGATGTGTCTGTGGCTGAACGTGCTCCTGACTCCTGAGCTGCCTCCGCTCGGCATAGAAAAGACAAGAGGGACTGTCCATGATAGCTTCTAGCTTTCTTCTCAACCTCTTCTCTGTCACTGCCTCCACACTATCCACTTCCATCCCCACTATGGAGCTGGCTTTCCTCACCAgcttattcagtttatttgcaCCATAGCTCCTGATACCACCTTGCCAGCACACTGCGGCAAAGAAGATGACACTGGCCACCACAAACTGGTAGAACATCTGGAGCAGTCTGCTGCCTGTGTTAAAATGAGTATGGAGATGTGGAGCATCTTGTGGAGTTATACCTTAGTAAAGGTTTCACGAAATAACTAAGTGTTAATAGGagccgaccgatactggatttttggtgCCGaagccgataccgatattaagGAATAAAACAATTCTGATATCGATATGTCAGTCGATAATTTTATATTATACatgaacatacattttttgcaatgatcccttgAATGaagttatcaaacacttgtgacaaagatatgtaaagaaacatgtacatatatattaaacttgaattaagtaaaggatcaaatatacattaattgctgcctatataacatgaaaaaatatcagcacatatcGGACAGCATAtatgccgatactgatatatctgtgataggccaatatcggccggtaatatcggctgaccgatatatcagtcaggctgTAGTGCTTAATCTTTTGGCACATA
This genomic interval carries:
- the ppm1g gene encoding protein phosphatase 1G isoform X2; amino-acid sequence: MGAYLSQPNTTKSSFDGGNSNMSYGFSAMQGWRVSMEDAHNCILEFDEDTAMFSVYDGHGGEEVALYCSKYLPDIIKEQKTYKDGKLQKALEDAFLAIDSRMTTEEVIKELVQIAGRPTEEPPAEKVAEEDDLDNEEATLLHEEATMTIEELLIRYGQNRNAVKHAAALSAAAKKAACPHPGGSGEKGEGQEKEVLNGEVEEERNGKVKEAEGAATCGSKLRACRRTGGESSDAAGCGGSGSSNGEERAGKAEGDAGPSCSSLSSKAAGDSKSRFFDDSEESEEGEEEEGSDEEDGSEEEEGDSSEMEEEEDTEEGEEDSEDEEEEEMCLPGMDGKEEPGSDSGTTAVVALIRGKQLIVANAGDSRCVVSERGKAVDMSYDHKPEDEVELARIKNAGGKVTMDGRVNGGLNLSRAIGDHFYKRNKVLPPEEQMISAMPDVKVLTLNEDHDFMVIACDGIWNVLSSQEVVDFISERIKPDQSGKVRPLSSIVEELLEHCLAPDTSGDGTGCDNMTCIIITLRAHPSAAHNQSDDTKKRKHEEEADQAEPEKNGNDSKKAKSD
- the ppm1g gene encoding protein phosphatase 1G isoform X1 codes for the protein MGAYLSQPNTTKSSFDGGNSNMSYGFSAMQGWRVSMEDAHNCILEFDEDTAMFSVYDGHGGEEVALYCSKYLPDIIKEQKTYKDGKLQKALEDAFLAIDSRMTTEEVIKELVQIAGRPTEEPPAEKVAEEDDLDNEEATLLHEEATMTIEELLIRYGQNRNAVKHAAALSAAAKKAACPHPGGSGEKGEGQEKEVLNGEVEEERNGKVKEAEGAATCGSKLRACRRTGGESSDAAAGCGGSGSSNGEERAGKAEGDAGPSCSSLSSKAAGDSKSRFFDDSEESEEGEEEEGSDEEDGSEEEEGDSSEMEEEEDTEEGEEDSEDEEEEEMCLPGMDGKEEPGSDSGTTAVVALIRGKQLIVANAGDSRCVVSERGKAVDMSYDHKPEDEVELARIKNAGGKVTMDGRVNGGLNLSRAIGDHFYKRNKVLPPEEQMISAMPDVKVLTLNEDHDFMVIACDGIWNVLSSQEVVDFISERIKPDQSGKVRPLSSIVEELLEHCLAPDTSGDGTGCDNMTCIIITLRAHPSAAHNQSDDTKKRKHEEEADQAEPEKNGNDSKKAKSD